The sequence below is a genomic window from candidate division KSB1 bacterium.
CCTCACGTCTGCAATCATGGGCTCAAGGCCAAGTGTCAATGCCTTGCGGTACACCAGCATGCGCGGCGCATTGACATGCAGGGCATAGCTGCCCGGACGTGGTGCATCGAGCTGGTAGAAGCCGGTGCAATCGGTGCGGGCTAGGGCATAAGATGGCAGCAGCACCACCGTGGCCTCGGCCACTGGGCGGTCGCCGGCAGTAATGACGCGTCCAGCGACCTGTCGGCCGTACAACGGCAGCCCGCCTGCAAAGAGCACCAGGCCCACTCCTATCGCAACAGCACGCATTTTCCCTTCAACTCCTGCGATGGGGTTTGCAGACGATAGAAGTAAGTCCCCGCCGGCAACCTCCGACCAGACGCATTGACCCCTTCCCAGCTGAGGCGGCTGGTGCCCTCGGGAAGCATAAACGTCTGTGTCCACACCAGGCGCCCGGTCACGTCGTAAAGGGACCACGTCGCCTGGTTCACGCGGGTGGGGCTATTGACCACCAGGCTCGCTCGTTCAAAGCCGGGATTGGGCGAAACATAAGCCCTCAAAGCTCCGCCGCACCCGGTCTCTGTCCTTGGCACCCCGCTGGCCTGCGCAAGTGTAGCCGGGAACACGATGCAAGGCAACTCCCGCATGGTCGCGGCGATAGCAACAGGGTGGCCGGCCTTGAGACCAATGAGCGTGCCCTGTGCGCCAATGCGCATGCAGCGCAGGAGCGCCAACGTGTCTCCGTCCGCAAAGCTCACGCCGTTCGACGGGCTGCTCAGCATCAGTGCCGTAATCGAGGGCCGGGAGGCGGCATCCACTTTCCACCTCAGCCATTCAAAGCGGCTCAGCGCCACCGGCTCAATGCCCAGCACGCGCACTGCCAAAGAGTCCAATGCAAAGCGCAAATCGACGGCTATCACCTGACCGAGCCCTTTCGCACACACGGCAACAGCGAATTCACTGCCTACCGCCGGGGCCGCCGGAGTGGCAGTCAGATGTAGTTCACCGCCGCTCACGGCTGCGGCAAGCACCAGACAGAACACTGTTGTCATGAGCTCGCGGGACATGCCTACTCACAGGAATCGCGAATAGAGAAAAAGCACGGTCACCACCAACACGATAGACATGCCCACGTTCAGCCGGTGCCAGGATCGATTGCAGTCGTTGCTCCTCCTGAGGCTCACAGGAGTCGTCCCGAAGGTGAGCCCTTCGACCTGATTGCGCGGTGGCCGCCCCGTGGCCAGACTCACCACCACCAGCACAGCCGCGGACACGACAAACAGCACTGCGGCAAAGTGTAAGAAGTTGATTTCGGCCGCGCGCTGGAGGGGGGCGTAGTGGAGCCGGCCAGCTTTGTGCAATAGCTCCAGAACCAAGCGCGCGGCCCCCAAGAACGCACCCACCCCCAACGAGCTTATCGCCCCCTTGGCGTTCACGCGCGGCCATAGAATGCCCAAGAGGAAAACCGCCGCTATGGGCGGACTGACATATGCCTGAACACTCTGCAGGTAGATGTAGATCTGCGAGCTAATGTAACGGATGAACGGCACCCAAAGGATGCCCAGAATCACTAGCGCGGTCGTGGCCAGCCGCCCTACCAACACCAGCTCCTTCTCCCCCGCTTGGGGCCGCACCTGGCGGTAGAAATCCATGGTAAAGAGGGTGGAGCTGCTGTTGAAGCAGCTGGCCAATGAGGAAATGAGCGCCGCCAGCAGACTGGCGATGACCAGCCCCTTGAGGCCGGGCGGCAATAGATTCCCAGCCACCAGCATTGGGTAGGCCCTGTCGCCCAGGGCAGGGTCGCCCGCGAGCCCACAGGCAATAAGCCCGGGCAGCACGAGAACGAACACGGGAAGGATCTTGAGAAACCCCGCCAGGATCGTGCCACCCCGGGCATGGTCAATGTCCTTGCCGCTGAGCACCCGTTGCACGATGTATTGGTCCGTGCACCAGTACCAAATGCCCAGGATCGGCGCGCCAAAAAGTATCCCTGTCCAGGGAAACTCCGGGTCATTGACCGGCTTGATCATGTGGAAGAAATCGGCCGGGACCTTTTGCTGCAGTGCACCCCAGCCACCCACCTCGCGCAGGCCCAAAATGGTCAAGAGAGTCGCCCCGAGGATGAGCACGGCGGACTGGAATACGTCTACGTGCACGATGGCCTTCAGGCCCCCTGCGACCGTGTAGATGCCCGCCACAATCACCATGACCACCGCGGACGTTGCCACGTCCCAGCCTACCACACGGTTCAACAAAAGGCTACCAGCGAACACAGTCACTGAGATTTTGGTGAGCACATAGGCAACGATGGAGACGCTGGTCAGGTAGATGCGACTGGCGCGTCCGTAGCGACGCTCCAGGAACTCGGGCATAGTGTACACGCCGGAATTGAGATAGAAGGGTGCAAAGACCCAACCCAAAAGGAGGAGGATGAAACAGGCAAGCCACTCGAAATGTCCCACAGCCAGCCCTCGGCTGGAACCCGAGCCTGCCAACCCGATAAAGTGTTCGCTGGAGATGTTGGAGGCAAAGAGCGACGCCCCGATGGCGAGCCATCCCGCTTTGCGTCCCGCCAGGAAATACTCTGCGCTCGTCTTTTCGCGGCGGGAAAAGTAGAAGGCTACCGAGAAAAGGGCCATGAAATAGACCGCAATAAGCGTCAGATCCAGCGGTACCAGATGCCCAAACATGGTGGCCTCGTGTGTCTCTCTACCCTCTACCCGCCTGCTCATGAGGCGACTGAGGTGCCTTCAACGTCTCCACTCCCTGGTCGACGATATCCAGCCGACGGCAAAGGTCATCCACGCTCACTCAAATACGAATACCTTTTCCAGGTCTCCCACGCGCACGGCAAACTCCCCCGGTTCCACCACCGGTCGATTGTCTGGTCCGATGAAGCTCAGGTCAGCCTCCCTCAAGGTAAAGCGCACAGTGCGCTCCTCTCCTGGCCCGAGCTCTACCTTTGCGAAACGCTTGAGTCTCCGCACTGAAGGCGTGACCGACGCATACAGATCGCTGAGGTACAACTGTACCACTTCCTTGCCCGCCCTCCTCCCGGTATTCTGTATCGTCACAGACACGCAGAGCGAGTCCCCACGCCGCATGCGATCCTTGTCCAGAACGAGATCGCGGTAGGCAAACGACGTATAGCTCAAGCCAAAGCCGAAGGGGAAGAGGGGATTGTAACGATTGAAGGAGTTGGCGTTCTCGCTGTACTTGTGGTCGTACAGGGTCAAGTCGTTGCACGCCCGCGGGTAAGTAATGGGCAGCTTGCCGGAAGGATTGACCTTGCCGAAGAGGATGTCCGCCACGGCTTGTCCCCCTTGGGCACCTGGGAGGTAGGCCATGAGGATCGCTCTGGCTCTGTCGGCGACGCTGGTTATGATGCGGGGCCTCCCTTCCACCAACACCAGGACCACCGGGACTCTGGTCTCGGCAAGCAAAGCAACAAGGCGCAGCTGTGGCTCGGGCAGGGCGAGCTCGCTGATATTGCCCGGGGTCTCGCAATAGGGGTCCTCGCCCACGCAGGCGATGACGACATCCGCCTTGCGCGCCGCAGCAACAGCGGCCTTAATGTCCAGTTCGCGATTGACCTCCACGCCCGGCACGAACTTGACCTTTTCCCGCCCTGCGGCCGCCTGAATGGCCTCCAAAATGGTCGGCGTGTCTTTCGGGTAGAGCTCTTCTCGGTCTCCCTGCCAGGTGATGGTCCACCCCCCGTTCAGAGATGAGCGTTTATGGGCCGTGGGCCCGGTCACCAAGATTTTGACCCCAGGGGAAAGAGGCAACAGGTTGCCACTGTTTTTCAAGAGCGTGATCGACTCCCAGGCGGCCTGCAGAGCGCTCTGCCGATGCGCCGCACAAGCAAAGCGCTTGGCATTCTCCACAGGCGGATAAGGGTCTTGAAACAAACCAAGCTCTTCTTTGAGCTGCAGGATCCTGCCAACGGCCTCATCAATACGACTCTCGGGCACAGCCCCCTCGCGCACCAGCTCCAGCAGCAAATCGTAGAAACTGTAGTCCAGTGGTACCATGCTCATATCCACACCTGCCATGACCGCCAAGCGCACCGCCTCCTTCGGGGACGCAGCCACACGCTCCCGTTCGTGTAGGTTCTTGATGTCGGCCCAATCGGAGACGATGACGCCGGAGAACCCCAACTCTCCTCGCAGGAGGTCGCGCAGGTGATAGGGGCTGGCGTGGATCGGTATGCCGTTAATCTCTGAGGAGTTCACCATCACGGTCTTGACGCCCGCCTCCACCGCGGCCTGAAACGGCGGGAGAAAGTACTCCCGCAGCATCCGCTCGGGAATCCACGCAGGGGTGCGGTCCTTTCCTGTGAGCGGAAAACTATAACCAAGATAGTGCTTGGCGCAGGCGGCCACCCTGTCCGCCCCGTTGACGCAGTTGTCCTCTCCCTGCAGACCTCGCACGTATGCTCGGGCCATGACGGAGGCCAGATACGGGTCCTCGCCGAACGTCTCCCACAGGCGCGGCCACAGCGGTTGTCTCCCGATATCCAACACCGGACTAAAGTTCCATGGTATGCCGCAGGCCCGCACTTCGTATGCCGTAACCTGCCCTTCTTTGTGCACCAAATCCGGATTCCACGTCGCCGCCATGCCCACATGTTGGGGAAAGAGCGTGGCGCCCAAGGTGTACCCGGCACCATGAACGGCATCTATGCCGTAGAGGACCGGGATGCCGAGACGCGTCTCCTTTGTGGCCACGTCCTGGATGGTCGTGATAAGCTCCTGCCAGCGCTGCACGGTGTGGGCAGAGGAACCCACGTTCAGAATGGAACCCACGTGGTATTCCAGGAGAGCACGTCTAAGACTCTCCGGGTCTATTTCCAATGGCTCGCGGGTAAGAGGGTAACCCTTGCACACCAACTCCAGGGAGATCTGAGTCATCTGCCCCACTTTTTCCTCCAGGGACATTCTGCCCAGGAGTTCCGTGACCAGGGGACTGAGCCCCGTCCGGGAAGCACCGAAGCAGGCTTGGGTCACCATCGCCAAACTCACCATAAGTAGCAGCGCATGCGGCCGTTTCATCCCTTTTCTCCTCATCGCAGCACTTTGTCCCGTCTCATTTGAGACGCACCATTTTGACCACCCTGACAAACTCCGCCCCGCCTGCAGCAAAGCGAAGGGTAGCAAGGTAGAGCCCGGTTGGCACAGGTGGATCCCAGCTCACGCGATATGAACCACGCCTCTGCCGCGCCCGTACCAGCTCGCACACCATTCTCCCTCGCGCGTCGTACACCGTGAGAGTGACGTCTCCCTCTGCTGGCAATCGGTAAGAAATGCGGGTACCGGCATTGAACGGATTTGGGTAGTTTTGCTCCAACTCAGGAGCAATGGCTTCCCCTTGGCTGCATTCCTGGTGGCCGGGCACAAGGGTTGCAAAGGGGTTGGCTATCTCAAGGAGCAATTCCCATACTGCGCGTGGCCGCTGGTACTGCTCGGCCCGATATTGGGAAGGGTTCGAGTAGTGCCATGCCTCAGGGGTATTGAAAAAGTACGCAGTTCGCTCGTTCACCCAGGTCTGGTAATAGACGCCGTAGGCAGTCTGCAATGCCCTTTCCATCAAACGCTGGTCCCCGAGTTCCTTGCCCCAGTGGTACATGCTGGCGGCGACAAAGTAGGACGAGCCTGTCCACACCTCGTCCGGCTGCCCGGAAAGCAACGGCGTACCATCGGCATTGCGTCCGTTCACGGCGCCCATATCACCGATGCCGTCTCCGGTAAAGTCGGTCAGCGGCGCCACGCAGCGCTCAAAAACCTGATGCAGGTGCGAGGCCATCCGCACAGGAGGCAGAATAGGCGGTAGACCGGTGGTCTCACAGTAGCGCTGTCCATTCAGTCCATCAGCCATGATGGCCGTCGACCGGCTATCGAGCCGATAGTAGCCCACGTGGTCTTGCCAGAAAAGGAGGTCAAGGACCTGCTTGGCCACAGCGAGGGTCCGCTCCACCTCTGCTTGCAGCCCGGTTTCGCCCAGGTGCGCTGCCATCTGGGCCATTGCCTCCAATGCTCCTATCCACAATCCACCGCACAAAAGGTTGTCCCCCACCAAGCCCCATGTGTCGTAAGTCGTGTTGCCATGATCGGGCAAACTGTTGCCATTGGTGTCCTTGGTCTTCATGTAGCGGTAGGTCTTTTTGCACGCAGGCCAGACAAAGTTCAAGAAATCCTCGTCCCGCGTCTTGCGATAGTAGGCGTACACTTGCTGGATAAACTTGCTGGGCATATCCTGCCAGTCGCCGCCGTAGCCGCTGAAGCGGAAGAACGGATCCTGAGAGGGCATGCCTGCATCATGCGGGGCCTTCCCCTCGGGGTCGTTCGCGATATAGTCGGCGAACCACCGCAGCACATCGCGCTCAATGTGCGGCCACAACTCCAGATAGTGACGGCACTCGTAGTGCCGCACGTCAAAGGTCTCGCACATCGGGTATGCCTGACACTCCATGCAGAAGTACTTGTGGTCATCAGGAGGGAGAGTCCCGTAGGAGGATTCCTCAGGACGCGTGATGCAGCCGTTTTCCCAAAAGACGCCGCCGAAGGTGTCGTAGTAGAGCTCGTTGAGCGCTGCCTGCTTGAGCCAGTCGGGATAGCAAGGCTCGCTGATGATGAGCTGCTGCCACAGGTCCACCTGCGCTTCCCACTCGTCCATATGTGCAAGAGCTTCGCAGGCCACCTCGAACGCATGGCCAGGCTCCGTGCCGAAGTACTCGGTGTACCGGCGGTACCACTCCGTACCCTCCCCGAAACGGACACGCGGAAAGTACCAGGAGAGCACAAAGGGCACGGTGGTTTCTTCCCCGGGCGCAAGCCGCACGGTCACCGCCAGCGCCGCTGCGGAGCCGGATGCATCCAGGGGCGCATTGCAAAGCCGACCATCAGCAAAGTCGGCGTAGATGTCTGCGCCGTCGCCCCAGGCATTCCAGGATAAACAGGAGCTCACCGCGCCGGGCCGCGACAGAGTGGCAATGCACCATTCGGTGCCCTGAGTCACAGAGGTGTTCAGCGGACTGTCGGCGCTCATGACCACCGCCGTCACCCGTTCTGTGGACTTGACTGCCGAGCGCAGACCGGTCCTGACCTCATCGGCATATCCGGCATTGGGGAAAGTGAACATGAGCGCTATGTCCAGAGTGTCAGGCTGGGGGTTGCCCACCCGGAACTGGAAAACGCCCAGAGGGAAGCTGGTCTCGCGATAGTTGTGGGGGATTATAGGCGTAAACTGCTTCAGGGAGATGTCCGCTTTTGCCCCATAGAAGTCAAACCAGGCCTTTGGGTAGAGGGCCGAATATTGACCGCTTCCCTTTGGCCATGGGCTCCACGCCGACAAGAGGCCTTCTGTGGCCAAAGTGCGCACGCTGGCGGACTGACCGCCGCTCTTTTCGAAGAGATGAAAAGCCCCCTGGGGGAGGAATTTCTCTTCGTGAACTCCTGTTTTGAACTCCCAAGGGCCAAAGGTACCACAGAGATTGAACATGAAGTTGCCAGCCCCAATCCCTCCGAGCGGGACTCCTCTCTTGGTCCTGCCAGTTGCCCCGCGTGGGTAATCGCCCAGCGGTCGTGACCAGGCGCACGAAGGCACCTGCCACATGGCGCGAAGGGTCCGTCCCGCAGTCGCTGCCACCACCGTGGAGAGCCCGCTTTCATTGCCCGAGGCGTCCACTGCAGTGACCGCGTAGTGGTAGGTGCATCCGGCTTCTACCTGACGGTCGATGAATTCCAATACGGGTCTAGGCTGGCGCAGGAGTTCGCCGCTCCATAAAGCAAAAGGGCCGGTAGGGGAGGCGGCGCGGAACACCCGATAGCCCTGAATGTCCGGCTCAAGGTTGCGCCGCCACCTGACCTTCACGCCGCCTGGCAGTGAACTGCACTCGACCCCCTGAGGCGGGCCTGGTGGAAGCCTGTCCGGCACTCCAGGGGTCACGGCGATCGCCGCCAGCTTCGCATAGTCCGCACGCACTTCCGGGACGGTGAGGACGATGGTGCCATCAATCGGACGCACAATGAAGGCGGTGTCCAGTGCCGAGTCGTGCCCTACGAGCGCGTAAATGTCAAGGTCATCGAGCACAAGAACCTCGTTCAACGCCACGTCAAAGACGCGACGGCCTGGTGAGGTCCAGTATAGTTCGCACAACTTGAGCGTGACTCGGTACACAGTGCTGTCTAGTCCGTCATACCGATAGCCAAGGCTTGGCCCGTAGCGCTCGGTCTGATACAGGGGGTCGTCCTCCGTACCCGCAATGGCGTGGGTAGTCGAGGCGACGCCCGCACCGGGACTCAAGAAGCCCCATCCGCCTGACTGATACGGCCGGTCTGGGTGCCACGCGTGACCAGCCTTGTCCACGTAGGGGGAAGAAGTGCCGCAGCGGTGGCGAATCCCCTCTCTTGCCTGCGCGTGCGCACCCCGGCCCGAAAAGAGTTCTATGCACAGGCAGCTGATTGCCATGGCACTTTGCAAGCGAACGCGGAGGCTGTCGTGTTGCGGCATGGGCCGTCTCTACCGTCTGAGTACCAGGGGCGCCACCCGTCCCTCGGAACCTACCAAGAGTTGACCAAAATAGACACCTGAAGCCAGGCGCTGACGATCGCCGCCAGTGCCGTCCCACGCCACGGTGGTCCACCCCGTCGGTAGGGGACCGTCCAGGAGAGTCGTGACCAATCCGCCCTGAATGTTGAAAATGCGGAGCACCACCCGCTCCGGCTGCAAGAGGAGCAACGATACCCTGGTGCGCTCCCCGAATGGGTTGGGGTGACAACGCGTCCAACGCACCGTGTCGGTCACCCGCTCCAGGAGGTATCCCTCTGGAATGCCACTGTCCACGAAGCTGAAGCCGAGCTCGCTGATGTTGAAGCCGCCCACGGCAATGCTGAGGGTGATGATGTCCTCGCCCGCAGGTAGTGTTCCCTTCCCGCAGGATACGGTGGTCCACTGCTGCCAGCCACCGGTGGCAGGGACCTCGACCCTCGCGGTGAACAGAGCCTTGTCCATCCGCAAGTTGAAGGCCCCCCCGGCTGCTGGGGCGGCCACCCGCGCCGTCACTTCATAGTCTCCGCCGAGGGCTATGTGCACAGAGTACTGCAACCACTCGCCTGGCTCCACCCATCCCACGCAATACGGCGGACCTCCGACATCGTTGGATTCCTGGATATCCACTCCATCGTTGCGATAAGCCCCGCCCTTGTTCCAGCGTGGGCCGCCCAATCCCCCAGTGTTCTGATAGTCCGCATCAAAATAGGCGATGCCCAGCCCGCCGAGATCATAATCCACACAGGCAATCCGGCCGGGCAGGGTGTGCGCGCGGAAGGGGATGGCCCGAGTGTCGTGGTCGGGGCGCGTGAGCGCATCATGGATATCGGCCCGGAACTGGCAGCTATCGATGTGTAGGCTGCGCGCCATACCGAACAGCGCCACCGTGGCAAATTCCCGCGACGGCCTGGAGGCGCTGCCTGCCCAATAGTCAAGAACCCGCTGGTAGAGCGGCGAAATGGACGCAGAATAGGGAGCCGTGGTAGTCGCCACCTTCTTATGCGTCCACCAGCTCCAGCCGATGCCATTCTCCTCCATCAAGCGCAAACAGTCACGTAGCCAGACATTGGAATTCTCGCCGGTCTCCCCCAGCCAAATCGGCACGTTGTACTGGTTGCGCAACCGAAGGTAAGGTAGAATCGCCTCGCGGCTGTTCTCGTTCCAGTATTTGTGAAAAGCATAGGCCATGTTGGTATCGAACGGTGGCGTCAGAGAGGTGAAGTCAGTCGCGTACCAGTTGCCCTCAATAAACAGAAGGTGGTTGCCGTCTACCTCCCGAATGGCCTGGGCGATCCGCATGTACAGCAGGCGTAGTTCGCTGGCCGAATGTCCAGAGGGAAGCACCGGCTCGTTGAGCAGATCATAGCCGCCAATCCACGTCTCCGCCGCGTACCGTGCTGCAATAGCTCGCCAGATGGTCACCGTCAGGTCCTGATTTGCCGGGTCGGTCCACAGGCGTGCCTCGACGCCGTCGCTGTCGCTGATGTTGTCCTTGTTCTGACCTCCTGGGGCACAGTGCATGTCCAGTATCAGGTACACGCGGTATGCCTTGCACCAGGCCACCACCTGATCGAGCAGTCGAAAGCCCTCTTCGTCGAGCTGGTTGTCTTTCCATAGCAGGCGGTAGTGGAATGGCAGGCGCACGGAGTTGAAACCCCAGGAGGCAATCTTGGCAATGTCCTCCTCACGCACATAGTTTGCGATGAAGAGTCGGTAAAACTCGTCGGTATTGGCCTCACCGATCAGGTCAGCAATGCGGCTGCGGATGAATGAAGGAGAACCAAACCCCGGGATGTGAAGCTGGTAACCCTCGGGAACCAGCCACCCCCCCAAGCCGAACCCGCGGAGGAGCACTTCTTGACCGCTGGCGTCAACAATTGCCCGGCCTTTCTGGTGCAGAAAGGGACGGGCAGGTGCGCACAGAGCGCACACAACTGCCGTCGTCAGCACATATAGCGTGCAACGGGCACTCACTGGCTCCTGACCTCAATGCGGCTACTTGTCCGAGAAGAAGAGAATGGCAAGATTTGGGCCAGCCAAGAGGGCATTGTAGATACACAAGTTACACGTGGGCCTGCGACTTTCCTGGTGGCCCCGCGTTATCAAGACGATAATGCTGCTTATCTTCAGGTGAATGGAGAGTCCTTTAGCCCACCGATGCGCTTACTTCAGCCCTAACTCTTTGCATAGGCGGTGGAAGTTGGAGGGCGCCAGTCCCAGTTTGCGCGCGGCAAGGGCGTCGGAGGTGCTTTGGCTGCGGACGAAGCGGAGATACTCCTTGCGGAATTCTCGCTCCATCTCCCGCAGTGGCAAGATGTGCTGCGCATCCCATGGCCAGCGCCGCGGGGCGTCCCCCTCCTGGCGTGCAGTGGGGTGCAGGCCCAGGGCAGCCTGGGTATCGCGCAGGGTGATCACACTCCCGCCGTTGATCAGGAGCCGTTGGAGCACATTTTGGAGCTCTCGCACATTGCCTGGCCAACGGTATGCGACCAGGGCCTGCATTGCTTCCTCCTCCATCTCGGGCACCGGACGCCCCATGTCGGCACTGAAGCGCCGCAGGTAGTAGTCGGCGAGCACGGGAATGTCCTCCGGGCGATCGCGGAGGGGAGGGGCGGTGATGGACAGAACATTGAGGCGATAGTACAGGTCTTCGCGGAAGCGCCCCTCCCGTACTTCCCTTTCCAAGTCCTTGTTGGTGGCCGCGATAACCCGCACATCCACTTTGTGGCGACCGATGCGCCCGATCTTGTCGATCTCCCCTTCTTGCATCACGCGCAGGAGGGTGGACTGGGCAGAAAGCGGGATCTCGGTGATTTCGTCCAGAAACAGGGATCCCTTGTCCGCCACCTCGAAGAGCCCCTTTTTCCGCGTCGTGGCACCAGTGAAGGAGCCCTTCTCATAGCCGAACAATTCGCTCTCGATCAAGTGCTCAGGCAGGCTGCCACAGTTGACGGGAACAAACGGTTCATTTCTCCGACGGCTGAGGTAGTGAATGTTGGCTGCGATGAGCTCTTTGCCCGTGCCCGATTCGCCGCGCAGGAGGACCACCGCCTCGGTCTCCGCACAGCGGCGGATCGCCTCCCGCAACTGGTCTATAGCGCGCGATACACCCACGATCTGCTTTTTCTCCAGAATCTCCTGGATCGTGTCCTGCAAACGGGTGTCCGCGCGGCGCCGCGCCTTTTCCAATAGGCGCTTCTCGTACGCGTTGAAGATGCTCAGCACAAAATCTGTGGGTTGATAAATGAATTCCTCTATGTCGTACGGATACTTGGTACAGTACCACATCGCCCCTGCTTCCAAGAGGCGGTTGGCAAAGTCAAAATCAGCCACATTGGTGGTCATCTTGGTCACTACGATGACTTGCACCGTAGGGTCTATCTCCCTGAGCTGAGCGATGAGCCTCTCGCCCTTCAACCCTCCCGCAATCTGATAGTCCATGATGACCACATCATAGTCGCGCCCCTGACTGAAGAGGTTCACGGCAGCGGTGCCATTGGACACCGTGTCCACAATCCGTATCCGCTCGGCCACCGGACGCAACGTCCGCTCGATGCGTCGGATGTCATAGTCCTCGTCCTCGATGAGGAGGACCTTAATGGGCTCCTGCGAGGGAAGTTTCAAGGCGCACCTCGTGAGGAATGGTGATGGTGAATTGGCAACCGCGACCGGGCAAATTCTCCACGTCGATGCCCCACCCGCAACGCTCCGTGCAAAGCTCGTGGGCGATGTAGCAACCGTAGCCGCAGTTACCTTGGTTGCTCTTGGTTGTTACGCTTTCGAGAAAGATGCGTCGGACCCCGTTTTCGTCTGTCTCCAGCAAGTCAGCACGCACGCCCGGGCCGTTATCGGCTATGGTCAGCACCGTGCGGTGAAGCTCGGGCTGATAGGCGGAGCTGATGCGGACCACAAGATGGTCTGCGCCGCCGTGGTCGATGCTGTTTTGGATCAGAGGCTCGATGATCTCCCACACGACAAACTCATTGACGGCCACGGGAGGAACCCTCTCGTCTAGGTCCAGCTCGATGCGAAACTGCTGCTGCCCCGCAGGCAGACGCAGGAAGATATTGTCCACTACGAAACGGATCACATCGTTGACCGAGGTGTGGAAGGCTGGGTTCCGCACGGTATGCAACGGCGGCTCGTACCACTTCATGTCATAGATGACGCGGGAGATAAAGTTGGCGTATTTGCGCACGCGGTAGCGCACCTGCTCCATGTTCTCTGGCGACAGCAGCTCCAAGTCTTCCTTGATGAAGCCCATCACCTTCTCCGCCTTGTGGTGGGTGTGATAGATGCGCTTGGCGAACAGCGCCTCCTTTTGGAAATGCAAGTGCTCGCGGAGCTGCCGCTCCCGCTCCTGAAAAAGCATCTGCTGGGCCTCGTCGCGCTCCTTCACCGTGTAGGACGAGATGTAGAACATGGCCAGGAAACCCAACAAGATCAGCGCGATGGAGATAAGTCCTGTCTGGTTGTATCCGGCCAGAATCTCGGCGCTCACCAGATGAAACTCCGGTCTGCTGAGCATGTACAGGGCGCCAAAGTACTCACCCTTCGGCACCAACGGCACAAAGACGTGAAAATCCTCGCTCCCTTCCAACCGACTCACGGTCTGTTCGGAGGAGATTAGCTGGGGCGCAAGCTCCTGATAAAGCTGCACCGCCTTGTCGTGGGGCCGGTCAGGAGAAAGCTGGGCCTGGTTGCCCACAACATACTCGAAGAGCACATGTCCATTGTCAATTGGCACAATGCGCTCCCCGTCAGCGACCAAGATGCACACTTCCTGCACGTGCTGCTGCAGCAGCTGTTGGCTGAGGATGATGTTGAAGGCCTGCACGATCTTCTTAGCACTGGGTTCCTCAATGCGGCGACTTTGGAGCGCGGTCTCCAGGACTAACTCAAAGGCGGAGGCAGTGAGATTCGCCTGCCGCTCGGCAAAGTCCCGCTGATACCATTCCTGGGCGTCATCGAGAAATCCCTTCAGGGCACGTTTTTGCGCCAGGGTGGCGAAGAGCTCAAAAAGGACAAACACCGCAAAGGCCACAGTAAGATGCCGCAACTGGAAGTGGTACTTCCGCACCTTCTCCAGCAAGCCACC
It includes:
- a CDS encoding GH116 family glycosyl hydrolase, with amino-acid sequence MAISCLCIELFSGRGAHAQAREGIRHRCGTSSPYVDKAGHAWHPDRPYQSGGWGFLSPGAGVASTTHAIAGTEDDPLYQTERYGPSLGYRYDGLDSTVYRVTLKLCELYWTSPGRRVFDVALNEVLVLDDLDIYALVGHDSALDTAFIVRPIDGTIVLTVPEVRADYAKLAAIAVTPGVPDRLPPGPPQGVECSSLPGGVKVRWRRNLEPDIQGYRVFRAASPTGPFALWSGELLRQPRPVLEFIDRQVEAGCTYHYAVTAVDASGNESGLSTVVAATAGRTLRAMWQVPSCAWSRPLGDYPRGATGRTKRGVPLGGIGAGNFMFNLCGTFGPWEFKTGVHEEKFLPQGAFHLFEKSGGQSASVRTLATEGLLSAWSPWPKGSGQYSALYPKAWFDFYGAKADISLKQFTPIIPHNYRETSFPLGVFQFRVGNPQPDTLDIALMFTFPNAGYADEVRTGLRSAVKSTERVTAVVMSADSPLNTSVTQGTEWCIATLSRPGAVSSCLSWNAWGDGADIYADFADGRLCNAPLDASGSAAALAVTVRLAPGEETTVPFVLSWYFPRVRFGEGTEWYRRYTEYFGTEPGHAFEVACEALAHMDEWEAQVDLWQQLIISEPCYPDWLKQAALNELYYDTFGGVFWENGCITRPEESSYGTLPPDDHKYFCMECQAYPMCETFDVRHYECRHYLELWPHIERDVLRWFADYIANDPEGKAPHDAGMPSQDPFFRFSGYGGDWQDMPSKFIQQVYAYYRKTRDEDFLNFVWPACKKTYRYMKTKDTNGNSLPDHGNTTYDTWGLVGDNLLCGGLWIGALEAMAQMAAHLGETGLQAEVERTLAVAKQVLDLLFWQDHVGYYRLDSRSTAIMADGLNGQRYCETTGLPPILPPVRMASHLHQVFERCVAPLTDFTGDGIGDMGAVNGRNADGTPLLSGQPDEVWTGSSYFVAASMYHWGKELGDQRLMERALQTAYGVYYQTWVNERTAYFFNTPEAWHYSNPSQYRAEQYQRPRAVWELLLEIANPFATLVPGHQECSQGEAIAPELEQNYPNPFNAGTRISYRLPAEGDVTLTVYDARGRMVCELVRARQRRGSYRVSWDPPVPTGLYLATLRFAAGGAEFVRVVKMVRLK
- a CDS encoding sigma-54 dependent transcriptional regulator, with the translated sequence MKLPSQEPIKVLLIEDEDYDIRRIERTLRPVAERIRIVDTVSNGTAAVNLFSQGRDYDVVIMDYQIAGGLKGERLIAQLREIDPTVQVIVVTKMTTNVADFDFANRLLEAGAMWYCTKYPYDIEEFIYQPTDFVLSIFNAYEKRLLEKARRRADTRLQDTIQEILEKKQIVGVSRAIDQLREAIRRCAETEAVVLLRGESGTGKELIAANIHYLSRRRNEPFVPVNCGSLPEHLIESELFGYEKGSFTGATTRKKGLFEVADKGSLFLDEITEIPLSAQSTLLRVMQEGEIDKIGRIGRHKVDVRVIAATNKDLEREVREGRFREDLYYRLNVLSITAPPLRDRPEDIPVLADYYLRRFSADMGRPVPEMEEEAMQALVAYRWPGNVRELQNVLQRLLINGGSVITLRDTQAALGLHPTARQEGDAPRRWPWDAQHILPLREMEREFRKEYLRFVRSQSTSDALAARKLGLAPSNFHRLCKELGLK
- a CDS encoding cellulase family glycosylhydrolase, producing MSARCTLYVLTTAVVCALCAPARPFLHQKGRAIVDASGQEVLLRGFGLGGWLVPEGYQLHIPGFGSPSFIRSRIADLIGEANTDEFYRLFIANYVREEDIAKIASWGFNSVRLPFHYRLLWKDNQLDEEGFRLLDQVVAWCKAYRVYLILDMHCAPGGQNKDNISDSDGVEARLWTDPANQDLTVTIWRAIAARYAAETWIGGYDLLNEPVLPSGHSASELRLLYMRIAQAIREVDGNHLLFIEGNWYATDFTSLTPPFDTNMAYAFHKYWNENSREAILPYLRLRNQYNVPIWLGETGENSNVWLRDCLRLMEENGIGWSWWTHKKVATTTAPYSASISPLYQRVLDYWAGSASRPSREFATVALFGMARSLHIDSCQFRADIHDALTRPDHDTRAIPFRAHTLPGRIACVDYDLGGLGIAYFDADYQNTGGLGGPRWNKGGAYRNDGVDIQESNDVGGPPYCVGWVEPGEWLQYSVHIALGGDYEVTARVAAPAAGGAFNLRMDKALFTARVEVPATGGWQQWTTVSCGKGTLPAGEDIITLSIAVGGFNISELGFSFVDSGIPEGYLLERVTDTVRWTRCHPNPFGERTRVSLLLLQPERVVLRIFNIQGGLVTTLLDGPLPTGWTTVAWDGTGGDRQRLASGVYFGQLLVGSEGRVAPLVLRR